Proteins from a single region of Acidovorax sp. NCPPB 3576:
- a CDS encoding GntR family transcriptional regulator produces MTCPPDAPLSLSDRIAEQMRQKIVQGEFAPGQRLSEAALSEHLQISRNTLREVFRLLTKEGLLQHEPNRGVSVAVPGIASIIDIYRVRRLIECQALAQAYPRHPAKKHLRHAVDTALRCREAGDWQGVGTANMEFHMAIVELADSERLNVMFSHILAELRLAFGLLNDLEFLHAPYLDMNVKIVELFETGKLPEASSELHEYLVHSERILLGVYARRLSDAGQLR; encoded by the coding sequence ATGACCTGCCCGCCCGACGCTCCGCTCAGCCTCTCCGACCGCATCGCTGAACAGATGCGGCAGAAGATCGTGCAAGGGGAATTCGCGCCGGGGCAGCGGCTGTCAGAGGCGGCTCTGAGCGAACACCTCCAGATTTCCCGCAATACGCTGCGAGAGGTGTTTCGCCTGCTGACCAAGGAAGGTCTGCTGCAGCACGAGCCCAACCGCGGCGTTTCGGTGGCGGTGCCCGGCATTGCGTCGATCATCGACATCTACCGGGTGCGCCGGCTCATCGAATGCCAGGCCCTCGCCCAGGCTTACCCTCGCCATCCGGCCAAGAAGCACCTACGCCACGCCGTCGACACGGCGCTGCGCTGCCGCGAGGCCGGCGACTGGCAGGGCGTTGGCACGGCCAACATGGAGTTCCACATGGCCATCGTCGAGCTGGCCGACAGCGAGCGGCTCAACGTAATGTTTTCGCACATCCTGGCCGAACTGCGTCTGGCCTTCGGCCTGCTGAACGACCTGGAGTTCCTGCATGCCCCCTATCTGGACATGAACGTGAAGATCGTCGAGCTGTTCGAGACCGGCAAGCTGCCCGAAGCCTCCTCCGAACTGCACGAATACTTGGTGCATTCCGAACGCATCCTGCTGGGCGTGTACGCGCGCCGGCTCTCGGATGCCGGCCAGTTGCGGTAG
- a CDS encoding response regulator transcription factor, which yields MLPTDALPLDATAHALDRTRADVVLIVDDVPDNLAVLHDALDESGYTVLVATSGETALSRAAQALPDVVLLDAMMPGMDGFEVARRLKGLPATAHIPIIFMTGLTETEHLVAALDAGGVDYVTKPIKPKEVLARMNVHLQGARRARQEIRQAGQARNALDAFGYASITVRASDGRLMWQTALARELLHGYFGGGAAASGAGAADVPVPLPAYAPAPVTQWLQAQLPCVAELAAQQLEPPRLVVEQGARRLSFSLHQQTGDSEGGGDWLIVMREVSDAAVIEAMGLSFKLTAREAEVLYWLVKGKTNRDIGDILGASPATVKKHLERVYVKLGVETRTAAAGIAMARIRQTHPQFEG from the coding sequence ATGCTCCCCACCGACGCGCTGCCCCTTGATGCCACCGCGCACGCGCTCGACCGCACCCGCGCCGATGTGGTGCTGATCGTGGACGACGTGCCCGACAACCTGGCCGTGCTGCACGACGCGCTCGACGAATCCGGCTACACCGTGCTGGTGGCCACCAGCGGCGAGACCGCGCTGTCGCGCGCGGCGCAGGCGCTGCCCGACGTGGTGCTGCTCGACGCGATGATGCCGGGCATGGACGGCTTCGAGGTCGCGCGGCGGCTGAAAGGCCTGCCGGCCACCGCGCACATCCCCATCATCTTCATGACCGGCCTCACCGAGACCGAGCACCTGGTCGCCGCGCTGGACGCTGGCGGCGTGGACTACGTGACCAAGCCCATCAAGCCCAAGGAGGTGCTGGCGCGCATGAACGTGCACCTGCAGGGCGCGCGCCGCGCGCGCCAGGAGATCCGCCAGGCCGGCCAGGCGCGCAACGCGCTCGACGCCTTCGGCTATGCCAGCATCACCGTGCGCGCCAGCGACGGCCGGCTCATGTGGCAGACGGCGCTGGCGCGCGAGTTGCTGCACGGCTACTTCGGTGGCGGCGCGGCAGCCAGCGGGGCGGGTGCGGCGGATGTCCCGGTGCCCCTGCCGGCCTACGCCCCCGCGCCCGTCACCCAATGGCTGCAGGCGCAACTGCCCTGCGTGGCCGAACTGGCCGCGCAGCAACTGGAGCCGCCGCGCCTGGTGGTGGAGCAGGGCGCGCGCCGCCTGTCGTTCAGCCTGCACCAGCAGACTGGCGACAGCGAGGGCGGCGGCGACTGGCTGATCGTGATGCGCGAGGTGTCCGACGCCGCCGTCATCGAAGCCATGGGCCTGTCGTTCAAGCTCACCGCCCGCGAGGCCGAGGTGCTGTACTGGCTCGTCAAGGGCAAGACCAACCGCGACATCGGCGACATCCTGGGCGCCAGCCCCGCCACGGTCAAGAAGCACCTGGAGCGCGTGTACGTGAAGCTGGGCGTGGAAACGCGCACGGCGGCGGCCGGCATCGCCATGGCGCGCATCCGGCAGACGCACCCGCAGTTCGAGGGCTGA
- a CDS encoding DUF3334 family protein: MTSTETSVIYGTEDLLISLCNSVTRVLSVATQSPIHYSGMVQRITKTCLRPDIGCFVLFDGGFSGLVIINFSKEAAMELYQSYLLSMGMSKDDLASSYTSDEVSNVMGELMNQVVGDFTGKVRRELQTHITQNQPKMLALNKQVMLSVDANLDKPEARRVTFYTASNHIFYLELAIDRTEFIKLVDFEPQEAPDPDALIAQAGEPKAAAPVPAAASSSDTDDLLKSLGM, from the coding sequence ATGACCTCCACCGAAACCTCCGTCATCTACGGCACAGAAGACCTGCTGATCAGCCTCTGCAACTCAGTGACCCGCGTGCTCAGCGTGGCCACGCAGAGCCCCATCCACTACTCCGGCATGGTGCAGCGCATCACCAAGACCTGCCTGCGCCCCGACATCGGCTGCTTCGTGCTGTTCGACGGCGGGTTCTCGGGCCTGGTGATCATCAATTTCTCGAAAGAGGCGGCGATGGAGCTGTACCAGAGCTACCTGCTGAGCATGGGCATGTCCAAGGACGACCTGGCCAGTTCCTACACCTCGGACGAGGTGTCGAACGTGATGGGCGAGCTGATGAACCAGGTGGTGGGCGACTTCACCGGCAAGGTGCGCCGCGAGTTGCAGACCCACATCACGCAGAACCAGCCCAAGATGCTCGCGCTGAACAAGCAGGTGATGCTGAGCGTGGACGCCAACCTGGACAAGCCCGAGGCACGCCGCGTGACCTTCTACACGGCCAGCAACCACATCTTCTACCTGGAGCTGGCGATCGACCGCACCGAGTTCATCAAGCTCGTCGATTTCGAGCCGCAGGAAGCCCCCGATCCCGACGCGCTGATCGCCCAGGCGGGCGAGCCCAAGGCCGCGGCCCCGGTGCCGGCGGCCGCCTCGTCCAGCGACACGGACGACCTGCTCAAATCGCTGGGCATGTGA
- a CDS encoding TRAP transporter small permease — protein sequence MGQLVRHLYRLLIGLACVSMVAVFVIVCLGILARQVTFIDIPGLDAYAGYAIAAALFFALPAALMHGDHIRVTLLLDRMGPRMRSVFEWGALIAAQALTGYLAWYAVRSVWLSYITHDVSPSADATPLWIPQLCMAVGCIAFALAFLDAIVARLRGREWFIAGPGSAAE from the coding sequence ATGGGCCAACTCGTCCGTCATTTGTATCGCCTGCTCATCGGACTCGCTTGTGTGTCCATGGTGGCGGTCTTCGTCATTGTTTGTTTGGGCATTTTGGCCCGCCAAGTCACTTTCATCGACATTCCGGGCTTGGATGCCTACGCTGGCTATGCCATTGCGGCGGCTTTGTTTTTCGCTTTGCCCGCCGCGCTCATGCATGGGGACCACATCCGCGTCACGCTGCTGCTCGACCGAATGGGCCCGCGCATGCGCTCGGTCTTTGAGTGGGGTGCGCTGATTGCGGCGCAGGCACTGACCGGCTACCTGGCCTGGTATGCCGTGCGCAGCGTCTGGCTGTCATACATCACCCACGACGTCTCGCCCTCTGCCGATGCCACACCGCTGTGGATTCCGCAGTTGTGCATGGCCGTTGGCTGCATTGCATTTGCGCTGGCCTTTTTGGATGCGATCGTGGCGCGCCTGCGCGGTCGTGAATGGTTCATCGCTGGCCCCGGTTCGGCGGCCGAGTAA
- a CDS encoding TRAP transporter substrate-binding protein, translating into MKRSLLSLALVVAGVAHAQVKWDLPTGYATNTFQTQNNQQFAKEVDEMTGGKLKITLHPGGSLYKANEIKRAVQTGQVPSAEFILSGAANENPLYGVDSVPFLATSYADSWRLYQAAKPAQEKLLASQGMKLLFSVAWPGQSLYSNKPIQAPADFVGTKMRAYNPASTRIAQLLKAQPVTIQLSELGQALATNTVNNFLTSSASGVESKLYEQVKYFYTVNAWLPRNATVVNQKAFDSLDKATQDAVLKAAAAAEKRGWETSERLDKAYLKEMASKGMEIAEPSAALKAEFATIGSTMTDEWVKAAGADGKAIVDAYRKR; encoded by the coding sequence ATGAAACGCAGCCTTTTGTCGCTTGCTCTCGTCGTCGCCGGAGTCGCCCATGCACAAGTGAAATGGGATCTGCCTACCGGGTATGCCACCAACACTTTCCAGACGCAGAACAACCAGCAGTTCGCCAAAGAAGTCGATGAGATGACCGGTGGCAAGCTGAAGATCACACTGCACCCCGGTGGTTCGCTTTACAAGGCCAATGAGATCAAGCGAGCGGTGCAAACCGGGCAGGTGCCGTCGGCAGAGTTCATCTTGTCGGGTGCCGCCAATGAAAATCCGCTGTATGGCGTGGACTCGGTGCCCTTTTTGGCAACCTCGTATGCCGACTCCTGGCGCCTGTACCAAGCGGCAAAGCCTGCCCAGGAAAAGCTGTTGGCTTCCCAGGGCATGAAGCTGCTGTTCAGCGTAGCGTGGCCCGGTCAGTCGCTGTATTCAAACAAGCCCATTCAGGCACCAGCAGACTTTGTCGGTACCAAGATGCGCGCGTACAACCCGGCCTCGACCCGCATTGCCCAGTTGCTCAAGGCGCAACCCGTCACGATCCAGCTGTCTGAGTTGGGCCAGGCATTGGCCACGAACACGGTTAACAATTTCCTCACGTCGTCTGCGAGTGGTGTGGAAAGCAAGCTGTACGAGCAAGTCAAGTACTTCTACACGGTCAATGCCTGGTTGCCTCGCAATGCCACGGTGGTGAACCAGAAGGCTTTTGACAGCTTGGACAAGGCCACGCAGGACGCGGTCTTGAAAGCCGCCGCTGCTGCAGAAAAGCGTGGCTGGGAGACCAGTGAGCGCCTGGATAAGGCGTACCTCAAAGAGATGGCCTCCAAGGGTATGGAAATTGCCGAGCCATCGGCTGCATTGAAAGCTGAGTTCGCCACGATCGGGAGCACGATGACCGATGAGTGGGTGAAGGCAGCGGGTGCAGACGGCAAGGCCATCGTGGACGCATACCGCAAGCGTTGA
- a CDS encoding TRAP transporter large permease yields MDMMIAAVLIVALLAVLGAGMWIGLGLLAVGLAGMELFTSRPAGDSMMLTIWGATSAWTLTALPLFLWMGEILFRSKLSDSMFKGLAPWVDKLPGRLLHTNVVGCTIFAAISGSSAATCATIGKMTLPELQKRGYPDAMAVGTLAGASTLGLLIPPSIIMIVYGVAANVSIAKLFLAGVLPGLMLAGLFMGYIAIWAMFHRDQVPASDMSLTFMQKVYESRHLIPAVILIGLVLGGIYSGVATATEAAALGVAGALGLAAWERSLSWQKFKEGLISACRVYCMIGLILAGAAFLTLAMGFIGLPRHLAEWIGSLHLSPFALLMMLTVFFIVLGCFLDGISMVVLTIAVLLPTVEAAGYDLIWFGIFIVLVVEMAQITPPVGLNLFVIQGLTKRDIGWIARAAAPMFFVLMAAVLVLYVFPGIVLWLPSQM; encoded by the coding sequence ATGGACATGATGATTGCCGCGGTGTTGATCGTGGCCCTGTTGGCCGTGCTCGGCGCAGGGATGTGGATTGGTCTGGGTTTGTTGGCGGTGGGTCTCGCGGGCATGGAACTGTTCACCAGCCGCCCGGCGGGTGACAGCATGATGCTGACCATCTGGGGGGCTACCTCTGCCTGGACCCTGACCGCTTTGCCGCTGTTTCTGTGGATGGGTGAAATTCTCTTTCGCAGCAAACTGTCGGACAGCATGTTCAAGGGCTTGGCGCCCTGGGTGGACAAACTGCCTGGCCGGCTGCTGCACACCAACGTGGTGGGCTGCACCATCTTTGCCGCCATCTCGGGGTCATCGGCTGCCACCTGCGCCACCATCGGCAAGATGACCTTGCCCGAGCTGCAAAAGCGCGGCTACCCAGATGCCATGGCGGTGGGTACCCTGGCGGGCGCCTCTACGCTGGGGCTGCTGATCCCGCCGTCGATCATCATGATCGTCTATGGCGTTGCGGCCAACGTGTCCATCGCCAAGCTCTTTTTGGCAGGCGTGCTGCCGGGGCTGATGCTGGCAGGGCTATTCATGGGCTATATAGCCATATGGGCAATGTTCCATCGCGATCAGGTGCCTGCTTCGGACATGAGCTTGACCTTCATGCAAAAGGTGTACGAATCTCGCCACCTGATTCCGGCGGTGATTCTGATCGGTCTGGTGCTCGGCGGCATTTACAGCGGTGTTGCCACGGCGACCGAAGCGGCGGCGCTGGGCGTGGCCGGCGCGCTGGGGCTGGCCGCGTGGGAGAGGTCTTTGAGCTGGCAGAAGTTCAAAGAAGGCCTGATCAGTGCCTGCCGCGTGTACTGCATGATCGGCCTGATTCTGGCGGGCGCGGCCTTCTTGACGCTGGCCATGGGTTTCATCGGCTTGCCGCGCCACCTGGCTGAGTGGATTGGGTCTTTGCACCTGTCGCCTTTTGCGCTGCTGATGATGTTGACAGTGTTCTTCATCGTGCTGGGGTGCTTTCTGGACGGCATCTCCATGGTGGTGTTGACCATTGCCGTGTTGCTGCCCACGGTCGAGGCCGCGGGCTACGACCTGATCTGGTTCGGCATCTTCATCGTGCTGGTTGTCGAGATGGCGCAAATCACGCCGCCTGTCGGGCTGAACCTGTTCGTGATACAGGGGCTGACCAAGCGCGACATCGGCTGGATTGCGCGGGCAGCCGCACCGATGTTCTTCGTGTTGATGGCGGCCGTGCTGGTACTGTACGTATTCCCTGGCATCGTGCTTTGGCTGCCGTCTCAGATGTAG
- a CDS encoding potassium transporter Kup: protein MTSLPVPGHAPAARGFTARSALMIAALGVVFGDIGTSPLYAFKECLNPEHGVALDRAAVLGLLSLVLWGLMLVVTLKYVVFVLRADHDGEGGILALQGLATQALERGGAHPWAWKAVAGLGLVGAAMFYGDSLITPAISVLSAVEGLEVATPVFKPYVVPITLLVLIGLFLVQRKGTESVGRVFGPVMVLWFGVLAVSGVYQIVQNPHVLEAIDPRWAVQFLATHPAQSLAVLGAVFLAFTGGEALYADMGHFGAAPIRLAWLFIALPALVLNYFGQGALVLANPAAIDNPFFRLFPAWATVPVVVLAACATVIASQAVISGAFSMTAHAIRMGYLPRMRIVQTSGAAIGQVYLPTMNWLLMAGVLLLVLAFRSSSALSAAYGIAVSLTMLTTTLLAGVVALRLWRWNPLAVGLGVGCFALVDLTFIVANTLKIADGGWLTLAVAALVMFVFTTWAKGRRVAEHAAAQERMPLAPFIEALAQGMPHRVRGTAVFMTADADSVPHALLHNLKHNQVLHERVVVLAVRTRPVPRVPAAERLHAEELGHGVWCVTASHGFMELPDVPEYLRLLAYQKGLSIESMCTSYFTSRASLGTGRLEGLGALRKAVFGSLQRNAARASDYFRLTDNRLIEIGRRAS from the coding sequence ATGACCTCCCTCCCGGTGCCCGGACACGCGCCTGCCGCCCGCGGCTTCACCGCCCGATCCGCCCTGATGATCGCCGCACTGGGCGTGGTGTTCGGCGACATCGGCACCTCGCCGCTATACGCCTTCAAGGAATGCCTGAACCCCGAGCACGGTGTGGCGCTGGACCGCGCCGCGGTGCTGGGCCTGCTGTCGCTGGTGCTGTGGGGGCTGATGCTGGTCGTCACCCTCAAATACGTGGTGTTCGTGCTGCGCGCCGACCACGACGGCGAAGGCGGCATTCTCGCGCTGCAGGGGCTGGCCACACAGGCGCTGGAGCGCGGCGGCGCCCACCCCTGGGCCTGGAAGGCGGTGGCCGGCCTGGGCCTGGTCGGCGCGGCCATGTTCTATGGCGACAGCCTCATCACGCCGGCCATCTCGGTGCTGTCGGCGGTCGAGGGGCTGGAGGTCGCCACGCCCGTGTTCAAGCCCTACGTGGTGCCGATCACGCTGCTGGTGCTGATCGGCCTGTTCCTGGTGCAACGCAAGGGCACCGAATCGGTGGGCCGCGTGTTCGGGCCGGTGATGGTGCTGTGGTTCGGCGTGCTGGCGGTGTCGGGCGTGTACCAGATCGTGCAGAACCCGCACGTGCTGGAGGCGATCGATCCGCGCTGGGCGGTGCAGTTCCTGGCCACGCACCCGGCGCAGTCGCTGGCGGTGCTGGGCGCGGTGTTCCTCGCGTTCACGGGCGGCGAGGCGCTGTATGCCGACATGGGCCACTTCGGCGCGGCGCCCATCCGGCTGGCGTGGCTGTTCATCGCCCTGCCGGCGCTGGTGCTGAACTACTTCGGCCAGGGCGCGCTGGTGCTGGCCAACCCCGCGGCCATCGACAACCCGTTCTTCCGGCTGTTTCCCGCATGGGCCACCGTGCCCGTGGTGGTGCTGGCCGCCTGCGCCACCGTCATCGCCTCGCAGGCCGTGATCTCGGGCGCGTTCTCCATGACGGCGCATGCCATCCGCATGGGCTACCTGCCGCGCATGCGCATCGTGCAGACGTCCGGCGCGGCCATCGGCCAGGTCTATCTGCCGACGATGAACTGGCTGCTGATGGCTGGCGTGCTGCTGCTGGTACTGGCCTTTCGCAGCTCCAGCGCGCTGTCGGCCGCCTACGGCATCGCGGTGTCGCTCACCATGCTCACCACCACCTTGCTGGCCGGCGTGGTCGCTCTGCGGCTGTGGCGCTGGAACCCGCTGGCCGTGGGCCTGGGCGTGGGCTGTTTCGCGCTGGTGGACCTGACCTTCATCGTCGCCAACACCCTGAAGATCGCCGACGGCGGGTGGCTCACCCTGGCCGTGGCGGCGCTCGTCATGTTCGTCTTCACCACCTGGGCCAAGGGCCGGCGCGTGGCCGAACACGCCGCCGCGCAGGAGCGCATGCCGCTCGCGCCCTTCATCGAAGCGCTGGCGCAAGGCATGCCGCACCGCGTGCGCGGCACCGCCGTGTTCATGACCGCCGACGCCGACAGCGTGCCGCACGCGCTGCTGCACAACCTCAAGCACAACCAGGTGCTGCACGAACGCGTGGTGGTGCTGGCCGTGCGCACCCGCCCGGTGCCCCGCGTGCCGGCCGCCGAGCGCCTGCATGCCGAAGAACTGGGCCACGGCGTGTGGTGCGTGACCGCCAGCCACGGCTTCATGGAACTGCCGGACGTGCCCGAATACCTGCGCCTGCTGGCCTACCAGAAGGGCCTGAGCATCGAATCGATGTGCACTTCGTACTTCACCTCGCGCGCCTCGCTGGGCACGGGCCGGCTCGAAGGGCTGGGCGCGCTGCGCAAGGCGGTGTTCGGGTCGCTGCAGCGCAACGCGGCGCGCGCGTCCGACTATTTCCGGCTGACGGACAACCGCCTGATCGAGATCGGCCGCCGTGCGAGTTGA
- a CDS encoding methyl-accepting chemotaxis protein: protein MDSLPSWDLRSASLALPAVEGTEQTPRKPGWADDSQPDPRRARMRWTVGVKLTMGFGVLTLAVCVLGMVSWMSGQTTSRQAQVLVRELLPLERMVRDWKTQSVLMGQIALRATISTDVFPLVAEMRLQQEQDTARVDGVDQAMAQPSVPESVRVAMRAAMEQRMAYGRLRDALMSASLESKVISQRELQGHAEALAAYLNALDVLLAQTERAALEGSEAMVGESHRAQWVSAMAVAFVVVLSAMCSWLLRRSIVRPLQEASAAAARVAGGDLTVRLQARSGDEIGDLLQTLDQMARALHHVVQEVRSAGASIHTASAEVAAGNGDLSGRTEGAAAHLQQTAASLEQLAATVDGNAQQARHADQLAQEAARVAHRGGDVVQKVVRTMHDIHHSSQRIADIIGVIDGIAFQTNILALNAAVEAARAGEQGRGFAVVASEVRSLAGRSAEAAKQIRDLIHSSVVRVDEGAELVARAGATMSEVVVSVAQLTQILSGLSAASLGQSDEIAQVSLAVTALDEVTQQNAALVEQGAAAAQSLQDQALRLNVAMGRFRLGSEPS, encoded by the coding sequence ATGGACAGTCTTCCTTCTTGGGATCTTCGATCCGCATCGCTGGCTTTGCCTGCCGTGGAAGGTACGGAGCAGACACCTCGCAAACCTGGGTGGGCGGACGACAGTCAGCCTGACCCGCGCCGCGCCCGAATGCGTTGGACCGTGGGGGTGAAATTGACGATGGGGTTTGGCGTTTTGACATTGGCCGTATGTGTGTTGGGCATGGTCAGCTGGATGTCTGGCCAGACTACATCCCGGCAGGCCCAGGTGTTGGTCCGCGAGTTGTTGCCGCTGGAGCGCATGGTGCGTGACTGGAAGACGCAGTCGGTGTTGATGGGGCAAATCGCGCTGCGTGCAACGATTTCTACCGACGTGTTTCCGCTGGTGGCAGAAATGCGTCTGCAGCAAGAGCAGGACACGGCCCGAGTCGACGGGGTGGACCAGGCCATGGCCCAACCCAGCGTGCCAGAGTCGGTTCGCGTTGCGATGCGCGCAGCGATGGAGCAGCGCATGGCTTATGGGCGCCTGCGCGATGCACTGATGTCCGCTTCGCTCGAATCCAAAGTGATCAGCCAGCGTGAGCTGCAGGGGCATGCAGAGGCACTGGCCGCTTACCTGAACGCCCTGGATGTGTTGCTGGCCCAGACTGAACGCGCAGCGCTGGAGGGCTCCGAAGCCATGGTGGGCGAGTCGCATCGTGCCCAGTGGGTCAGTGCCATGGCAGTCGCGTTTGTGGTGGTGCTTTCGGCTATGTGCAGTTGGCTGCTGCGTCGCTCCATCGTGCGGCCGCTGCAAGAGGCCAGCGCTGCCGCTGCCCGTGTGGCCGGGGGCGACTTGACCGTGCGGCTGCAGGCGCGCTCTGGCGATGAAATTGGGGACTTGCTGCAAACGCTCGATCAGATGGCGCGAGCCCTGCACCATGTGGTGCAAGAGGTGCGCAGCGCCGGTGCATCCATTCACACGGCCAGTGCAGAGGTTGCGGCGGGCAATGGAGACCTGAGCGGGCGCACCGAGGGCGCGGCAGCGCACTTGCAGCAAACTGCGGCGAGTTTGGAGCAGCTGGCGGCTACGGTGGACGGCAACGCACAACAAGCCCGCCATGCCGACCAACTGGCCCAAGAGGCCGCTCGAGTGGCACATCGAGGGGGCGATGTGGTGCAGAAAGTGGTGCGCACGATGCATGACATTCACCACAGCAGCCAGCGCATCGCCGACATCATTGGCGTCATTGACGGCATTGCGTTTCAGACCAACATTTTGGCGCTGAACGCCGCGGTGGAAGCCGCGCGTGCGGGCGAGCAAGGCCGGGGGTTTGCCGTGGTAGCCAGCGAGGTGCGCAGTCTGGCCGGGCGCAGTGCCGAAGCGGCCAAGCAGATTCGGGACTTGATACACAGCAGCGTAGTTCGCGTGGACGAGGGGGCCGAGCTCGTGGCCCGGGCAGGCGCCACGATGTCCGAAGTGGTGGTCAGCGTTGCCCAACTGACGCAAATCCTGTCCGGCCTGAGCGCAGCCAGCCTCGGGCAAAGCGACGAAATCGCCCAGGTCAGCCTTGCGGTGACTGCTCTGGACGAAGTCACCCAGCAAAACGCCGCGTTGGTGGAGCAAGGTGCTGCAGCCGCCCAAAGCCTGCAGGACCAAGCTCTCCGGCTCAATGTCGCCATGGGCCGGTTTCGTTTAGGCAGCGAACCGTCGTGA